One Stigmatopora argus isolate UIUO_Sarg chromosome 19, RoL_Sarg_1.0, whole genome shotgun sequence genomic window, caatttaatctaGACAGcataaaaacatttacaaacaccAGAAGTCAATATACATCAGTTGAATTTTTTATTCACTTAAAACTATCATTGATTCATGCACAACACATCAACATTTTTCCTTCACTTACACTGTGAGTGTTCATCTTTTAAGTGTTTAAAACCTTGTATATAATTGAAATGAGTGAACAAAATCTTTATTTCCTCAAATAGCACTCACGGggaatttattcattcaattgtAAAGGCATTTATTTGAGGAAATGCAGCAAAATATGTCAGAACTGCTCCACAAATCACTTTTACAGCGGCGTTCCAGCACAATGACACTGCTGATGCCGAACTGTGTAGCGTAGTAGTCAAATTGAATACAGCGCGTCATAAAGAAGTGcacttaatttgattttttccaaaaaaaaaaggcttaataGCCCTTTTGCGTACAGTGGAAAACAATCAAGTGTCTGAAACCAACTCAAATAAAAATCAGCAAGTCTCTCCTTGCTTTTTGTTAACATGTTAGCTGCCCCTGACAGcgataggtgtccaatccaatatgactgggaaggttggcagcaCTGCCAgaccccttttttaaaaaggattggacgtctagcaccgtcagtGGCATTGAAAGATCACTAAATCGCAGGCTTCCCAGTTCAAAAGAATTTGATGGCTAATCCTGAATGAGTTATGAATATTAATACCCATAATATGGGAAAAATATCCTCAGCCTTTGTCGCCAGGTACAGTCCAGGGGCGGAGTCAACTTCAAGTATTAAGGGCTGACAGTAACTGGTGAGTAAATGctcacccaaaaaaatgtttgtggaCTTAGGATAGACTGTGACTATCTTGGAAGCCTTAAGAAAACATTTGGCTACTATTAATAAAGAGGAGGGAAAAGAAACTCTAGGTTAAAAAAAGCCTGAGTCCTCCCGGAGCTTTCCCAATAGAAATCCGGCCATGGCTTGCACTTAAAGGGGGGTGGTGTCAAGGATATGTttttcttgatttatttattttgtatgagCCTCTTATGTGGGACGTATTGAGTGTTAGCAGCAGCCTGGCTTGCTCTCCGCCGTCACAGTCTGCTGATCCAGTTTGATGCGGTCTCCGTTGCTCTCCTCGTACGGCAAGCCCTTGTCGTTGGCCAAGATGTTTTCCACCAGGAATTTCGCCGCTTCGTCCACGTTGATATTGTCCTGCAGAGGGAGACATCAttggaatcatttttttatcagtCGATCGAGAACTCGGGTGCAAAAATGATCATtcgttttgaaataaatgagtcAACGTGaagcaaaaatgttaaatattgacTACCTGGcccagttttgttttgttactcCAGTGCATTTTTATTAAGTCTTTTGTTCAAGCAACAGCTGGCAAATTTCCACAGCAGCCTGAGGCCACCCGAGACAAAATGAAAAagacattccttttttttccccgtcctTCACATGCACCCAGGAGCTGTCACACCTTAAGTTGAAGCAGTAATGAATATTAATGATCTTTTCTTGCCCCATCCCACTACCGCGCTTGTTAAAAATATGTACAATAATTCACAAAGACAAAGTCAATAATTGTTTATGAATGGAAACTTGTGACATGAGTCCAATCTCCTGGTCAAAGCTCAGATTCATGATCAATGCCAGGCATGTGACTCCAGTCAtatgattgacattttttttaatacatggaaGCGGCAGAACAACCTCCTGACTGAAGTGGCCCGCTCACTTCCCCTCATGACGAGCAGCGGACGAACATAGTGCGACATTCCAACGAAAGCGATTGGTCGCCGTGTCACACGCAGAGTAACGGGGACGTCACACCCACGTTCTGTTCTTCACATGACGTTGGGTTGAgcttgcttgtgtgtgtgtgtgtgtgtgtgtgtgtgtgtgtgtgtgtgtgtgtgtgtgtgtgtgtgtgtgtgtgtgtgcaaaagAAGGAAGTAGAAAAAGTTACTGTGTTGCAGTTTTGTACAGAATTCCATTGTGATTGTTCATTTATTAACGTCCTGTATGTAAAAATGATGTCTACCCTAACATtcaatagtagtaataataaaaatatatcgaTATGGAATGTATTTTGTATCAATGATCCATTTAAAAATAGCACGAGTTGAGTGCAGACAACAACAAAGGCcaataaaatgaatgcaaaatggCATATTACTGTGCTTAGTCATGTAAACCCGCCTTTCAAAAAAAGGCGAACTAGCAACATCTTGAAGTCGTTTTCAAAAGTCTGTCTTGAGCATAACAGAAAACGGCTTTTGTAAGCTGCTCGATTGCACAATACGGAAAGCAGAAGCGAGCCGTCGTGTTTCCCTTGAGGGGAAGTGAACGTCATTGTAAGAACCTCACAGCGATGGCAAAAGACTGTTCAAATTGACATGTGACAGTTGAGCTGACTCACCTTAGCGGATGTCTCGAACCACCCCAGGAAGCCCGTCTCTTTGCAGAAGTTTTCCATGTTGTTGTGGCCGTCCTTCTTCTGGTCGCACTTGTTAGCCAGCAGCACAGAAGGGATGGGACCTCCATTGGCTAGCTTCACCTTGCTGTCCAGGTCGTGCTTCCACTTGGAGACGGCCTCGAAGGTGGAACCCCTGGTCACGTCGAACACCACGAAAGCCCCCACCGCCTCTTTGTAGTACACCCGCGTCATGTTCCCGAAGCGTTCCTGGCCTGCGACGTAAGGAATTGAGAAGAacgttgaggggaaaaaaaatggacaatttcAATTCCTCTGCCCAAAAAATGTGACCCACTTTTCTTAATGTGCCGAGAGCCTAATCCGTGCAGAGAAGTATTCTGCCGTCATAATAAGCCTTTTCTCCCCATATAGGCCTGTCTGTAAGAACATCTGAGGCGATACATCACAATGGAATCAGCAGAAGCAAAGGAGGTTGCTCAAAGGGCTGCTGCTAAAATGTTCAACTACAAACTTTTATGGATGGAAtaggaataccgtattttcacgactatacggtgcatcgtatttttagccgcagtgtcagtaacgagtgctatttctgtattttacacacacaaaggacacaccgtttttaaagacgcagccaggcatggcaaaacatacaccagcttaaacatacacgctaaaaacacgtttttaaaaaggcaacggaagcaaaactgagttcggttgtactttatttagccattttacaatgtactgacgtcatcatcacccacaaattcatcattttttgtgtccgatttgaacaattgtccaagtgagtcatcgaaaacgctgagttttatacgttcgtccaggcggccacaatccattcgcaaatagtagctagctagtagctagcttaactattccaacgctgctttccatgcttcgtaaagctgtgttgatgtcgatgtccaggccacaatccattgggtggattgacaaaagaactatatatatcccagcagtcactgcgcagtagtactttttctacggggaaaatagtcgagtcgggggctgcttgccatagttgtgagagctgtagaggatggtgtaccctatcgactgatttattttattttatcgtgataacaattttagtattggtccatatataaagcgcactggattataaggcgccctgtctattttggagaaaatgtaagacttttatgtgcgccttatagtcgtgaaaatacagtacgtaATAATTGAGCTGTCTTGAAATTTAGGGACAACTATTTCCTAGTTTTGATATATCATTCAGATTTAAATGACCCAGTTGGATGAATCTAGATGCTCATGCAAAACATGCTGTTTCTAGATTTCAAACATTGCTAGGATCATTTTTCAGGTTCCAATTGTGTGCAGGTACTTAGCGACCATGCGGATAAAGTGCTATGACGCAGAGCAGGGTGTTTGGGAGTGAAATTACTGTGGGGCCTAAAGGCCTGATGCTAATTGCTCGTAATTGCGGGTTTAATTTTAACTCAAGTCACCCCAGGTGAATGCGCAAGAGACACGACACAGTGGCGTAAATGATGATGGACTCCATTCCCAAATTCTATACAGTAAATGGACAGATTGAAGATTTCAACGCAAGCAACCATGATGTAACTCAGGGGTCGGGAAACTTttggatggaaagagccataaacaattcatattttttaaattgttaatccttcagagccatgctccgaatttaaaagtcaacatacatgaaaatatctgccattttgaggcatttccccacttttaaagtagaaaaagtcaaCAATAACactgttacgttgttgctaatcaatgagtatcaatgagaatatccatgtGGAAGAGTGTAATGGACAAAAAATGGCGCTggaggtagtgtcaatgccataatactaacgtaacgctcctattcctgcgccaacagtttccatagtttacctcacaggttagcggagagccatatgcacccatcaaaagagccacatgtggctcccgagccataggttccctacccctatGTAACTAGTGCACCGAATGAGTAGATTTGATTGAAGAAAGCTTCTATAAAAGCAGCAGTGACTAAATGAGAGCAACTGCGACGGGCGCGCTCTTTGATTTTGTGACACATGCGGTCGTTAACGCTGGATCAATATCGGAGCGAGGCCCTCAGCCGGCCAGAACGTCTGGGCTCCTCCGTGGAACGTCTCAGAAGACTCACAATCGAGCGATTCTATTGACACGCGGGCATACTCGCACGAGCGCTTCCGTGAAATATCGACCCGGCACGCAAGTCACAAACTTGACATAACAGAAAAGTCTAAGAAGCCTGACCTTTTGAgcgtacatttttttcttcacgtTAATGAGTTCGCTGCCATCGATGGAAACAGCTGGCAGCGATGATTTTGTAACAAGCGCACCATTGTTCCGCAGAATAAATAAAGTTAAATCAGCTAAAAGCGGTAACGAGGGTCATATGCCGCAAAACTAATTAGAACAGGAATGGACTGACCGCGGCGGCTGTAGGCGGACGCTGCCCGCGCACactacgtgaaacggcaaatgACACATATACAGTTGGTCACATGTTGCCAACATCATTAATCCTAACGACGACCGCTGTGTTATTTTACTGCGGGGGAAAAAGCGAGACCATGTCATCATTATCCATAGTTGCTTTACACGGATACGCATTGCTATCATGTGGGTGTAGGTGTTGCCATGGAAACTGTCCAAGCCAGACGCAGTCTCATAGAGGCAGTAGTAGTTATAGTAGTTGtagtcagtggcgggccgttagggccttcaaggccttctctgctggcctaagaaatatctgaatcatatattatattttgtccatcaatacttattaaataattccaaattgtctgttagcttaatttcattgtttttccagatgtgtgttttcatattgaagcatttaaccaatcacatttcagccattatttgttgccagggtcagaaatctgtctcaaggccttcacaatcagttctgcaggctctgctgcattaaacaagcgtcgataagactgttgccttaaccaatcagatttcgagttggcaacaccacaatgccttgtcggaggcgtagggatacgccattgcctcctgatgtctaaaaagctccagtatttgtatttgccggtacgccattgacgttcatcgctgtcttttccctggaaaatcaacccccggcccggttgtaatgtctgaaaagctccagtatttgtatttaatcattaaatgctgctaggaagtggattttacccgttgaaggcgctacgagaaaatgcacggaccgccgctggttgtagtagtagtacttttTAATCCTGCCAATCTCAAATCAAAACTATAGCGATACACAGTTCAGAATCAAtgtctaaattaaaaaaaaagtagaaaaactAATTCAAAAGCTGTACATTCTCCTGATAGTATTTTGCCCAGCAGAAAATGCCTATCTGGCCTGTAATAAAGGTGCTAGTCATGAAGGTATGCAGTTGTTGGCACATGACCACCATGTGATTCTAATGCAGATTAGCAAAGCCTTGAGCAACGGCTCGCTAACCGCGAACGTGCCGGCTTTCTACGCTTACCTTCATCTGACCTGACGTAACGTGAGGAATTCCAGCGCTAACGCTCACCGCCCGAGATGACATGAAGGGCAAACGGACGACTAGGGACTGGATTTTAGGcagaaaaaaagtccaaatttggTCTTTAAATAACACAGCTTCTACATAATTGATGTTCTTCATCCgccatcgccatggcaaccctGAATCTGATACAGCGCATTTACGACTCCAAGTGCGATACATGATTTAAAGTATTCAAAAACAAAGACAGGTTACAAAAGCTCATAAATGTTGCTTGTGAGGGACATAAGGTATGACGTCTAATTTCATGAATAGCAATACCATGCAAGCCAGGGTATTAAATTAATACTATGAATTGAAGCTCACGGAGGCTTCAGGCCGAATACTATTATCATTCAAGCCGACGCGTGATGCCTTTAACCCAGCCGTTAATACCTCCCTTCTTTAAATAGTTCAATAAGACCACTTTCTTAagtttgccattgacggcaatagaagtTCAATTGGTCCGTGGCGATGAAACATGATCAATCACTACAAATCCAATTGATATAACACTGTTTGTCATAAACAGAAACGCATGATTCATAATCTTGTCAAGTATGTCGAATTAGTCGACTGGCTGGTTGATTGAAGTGAAGCCTATCGACAGAGCGAATCAACTCAAAAGGGAGCCGACTTGGTTGATTACAGAAGCTCACGTGGTTGCCAATGCAATATTACAACCAGACTTAATTAACATGCAgttaatatatgtatacatttcaTACTTTCATTGTAGCAGCTTCCGATAGTGTACTGGAGTGGAAATATCAATTTACTTGTTTGTGCCACCTTATTTTCACGTTTGGGGGGCCACCGCGCTAAATAATATAACCAGTTATTCTGCAACCCTAAACCCAATTTTCACTCTGCTGAATATTTAGCTGGCTGGTATCAAAATCTGACTTTATGGAAGGtgtcaaatgaaatattatgaaataaaagagagagaaaaaatgcttCAGGCCCCTTGGAAATTGGCCCACTGGCTCTTGTGCTTGAGTGCATAATAATAACAACGTGACCTACATTCCAGACAATTATGATCTTCTGCATGGACCATGAAAGTGGCAAAGTAGCTCTAGTTTTAGAATACATACACCTCAGATTCAGTTTAAATGTCATATATAGTTCATCCTGACACttccaatgccattgacggtgacctACGTCCAAAAATTCAATCATCATTCTGCTGTGACTTCGAATTGAATGCTTTGATTGTCATtatcaaacacaaataaacagacaaataaatcatcaatattggacgtctatcgccgtcaaccaCTGGGTGATTGTTGCCTGtacgtgtatgtgcgtgtggtACCTGCAATATCCCAAAGCTGCAGGCGTACGAGTGTCTTGCTGTCCCAGTTGAGGACCTTTAGGGCGAAGTCGACGCCGATGGTGGCTCGGTAGTGCTGGGAGAAGAGTTGGTGCACATACCGCTTGATGATGCTCGTCTTCCCCACGCCCAACTCACCGATCACCAGCACCTTGAACAAGTACTCCTTGCACTCCGACACCGAACCGCCGGCCATGCTCTCCCC contains:
- the rab32a gene encoding ras-related protein Rab-32a; protein product: MAGGSVSECKEYLFKVLVIGELGVGKTSIIKRYVHQLFSQHYRATIGVDFALKVLNWDSKTLVRLQLWDIAGQERFGNMTRVYYKEAVGAFVVFDVTRGSTFEAVSKWKHDLDSKVKLANGGPIPSVLLANKCDQKKDGHNNMENFCKETGFLGWFETSAKDNINVDEAAKFLVENILANDKGLPYEESNGDRIKLDQQTVTAESKPGCC